One Polaribacter sp. KT25b DNA segment encodes these proteins:
- a CDS encoding DUF6427 family protein, whose protein sequence is MLANFLNKSKPINFIGILVFFIICFIITVSSSFLSNGFSTNKLLQNFNLLLLFLSVFFFYNFILNKNRLTFDNSYAYFLFTLLIICILPELTTYKILISDTIYFFFLRKLYSLRSSKKVIQKLFDSGFWLGILFILEPISMLFFILVFSAIILNLKITLHTLLTAIIGFITPLFIYFTYFFWFDKTEEFTKLFNFNTNFDVHFYTQTKFIWFFVCIVICSLLSIIFKSAETLGVSNTFRRSWTLLIINFLIVFLYLPFLPAKNGSEIIFILFPVSVIIANGIELINNKIIQNLILYSFLIGSIFFCFFL, encoded by the coding sequence ATGCTAGCCAATTTTTTAAACAAATCTAAACCTATTAATTTTATAGGAATACTTGTTTTCTTTATAATTTGTTTTATTATAACTGTTAGCTCTAGTTTTTTGAGCAATGGTTTCTCTACGAACAAGCTACTTCAAAATTTTAATTTACTACTACTTTTTTTAAGTGTTTTTTTCTTCTATAATTTTATACTTAATAAGAACAGATTAACCTTTGATAACTCGTATGCATATTTTCTGTTTACACTTTTAATAATTTGTATTTTACCAGAATTAACTACTTACAAAATTTTAATTTCAGATACAATTTACTTCTTTTTTTTACGAAAATTATACAGTTTACGTTCGTCTAAAAAAGTAATTCAAAAACTGTTTGATAGTGGTTTTTGGCTAGGAATTCTGTTTATTTTAGAACCTATTTCTATGCTGTTTTTTATACTTGTTTTTTCTGCAATTATTTTAAATTTAAAAATAACTTTACACACACTTTTAACAGCAATTATAGGTTTTATAACACCATTATTCATTTATTTTACCTACTTTTTTTGGTTTGATAAAACTGAAGAATTTACAAAACTATTTAATTTTAACACTAATTTTGATGTACATTTTTACACACAGACAAAATTCATTTGGTTTTTTGTTTGCATAGTTATATGCTCATTACTTTCTATTATTTTTAAATCTGCAGAAACGTTAGGTGTAAGTAATACTTTTAGACGAAGTTGGACTTTATTAATAATAAATTTTCTTATAGTTTTTCTTTATTTACCATTTTTACCTGCAAAAAACGGATCAGAAATTATATTTATACTGTTTCCTGTTTCTGTTATTATTGCAAACGGAATAGAATTAATCAATAATAAAATTATACAAAATTTAATTTTATATAGCTTTTTAATTGGTAGTATTTTCTTTTGTTTCTTTCTATAA
- a CDS encoding Mrp/NBP35 family ATP-binding protein: MSFTKQDIYKALETITAPGEGKSLIENNNVTNIVTFGNEVIVDVTISNPTLQAKKKIETEITKVIQTNVDEKIDVKINLKVVAAAPKENPNQIRGKEIPNIKNIIAIASGKGGVGKSTITANTAISLAKMGFNVGVLDADVYGPSQHIMFDVEKAKPLSVNVEGRSKMKPVENYGVKLLSLGFFTNPDQAVIWRGPMASKALNQLIFDADWGELDFLLIDLPPGTGDVHLSIVQALPINGAVVVSTPQNIALADAKKGVAMFQQENINVPVLGIVENMAYFTPEELPDNKYYIFGQDGAKNLAEDIKTKFLGEIPLVQSIRESGDVGHPVALQEGTILEKAFNDITKEMVAELLKRNANLPPTEVVRITTMSGCSTK; this comes from the coding sequence GTGAGTTTTACAAAGCAAGATATATACAAGGCATTAGAAACTATTACAGCTCCTGGAGAAGGTAAAAGTTTAATTGAGAACAATAATGTTACAAATATTGTAACTTTTGGAAATGAAGTAATTGTTGATGTTACTATTAGCAACCCAACTTTACAGGCGAAAAAGAAAATTGAAACTGAAATTACGAAAGTAATTCAGACAAATGTTGATGAGAAAATTGATGTAAAAATTAATTTAAAAGTTGTTGCAGCTGCACCAAAAGAAAATCCGAATCAAATTAGAGGAAAAGAAATTCCTAATATTAAAAACATTATTGCAATTGCATCTGGTAAAGGTGGCGTTGGTAAATCTACAATTACAGCAAATACAGCAATTTCTTTAGCTAAAATGGGCTTTAATGTTGGGGTTTTAGATGCAGATGTTTATGGACCATCGCAACATATAATGTTTGATGTAGAAAAAGCAAAACCACTTTCTGTAAATGTAGAAGGGCGTTCTAAAATGAAACCAGTAGAAAATTACGGAGTTAAATTATTGTCTTTAGGGTTTTTTACAAATCCAGATCAAGCAGTAATCTGGCGTGGACCAATGGCTTCAAAAGCATTAAACCAATTAATTTTTGATGCAGATTGGGGCGAATTAGATTTTCTTTTAATTGATTTACCTCCAGGAACTGGTGATGTACATTTATCAATAGTACAAGCATTACCAATTAATGGCGCAGTTGTAGTAAGTACACCACAAAATATTGCATTAGCAGATGCTAAAAAAGGAGTAGCAATGTTTCAGCAAGAAAATATTAACGTTCCTGTTTTAGGAATCGTAGAAAACATGGCATACTTTACACCAGAAGAATTGCCAGACAATAAATACTATATCTTTGGACAAGATGGAGCAAAAAATTTAGCAGAAGACATTAAGACAAAGTTTTTAGGCGAAATTCCATTAGTACAAAGTATTAGAGAATCTGGCGATGTTGGTCACCCAGTAGCTTTACAAGAAGGCACAATTTTAGAAAAAGCATTTAATGATATTACTAAAGAAATGGTTGCCGAATTATTAAAAAGAAATGCAAATTTACCACCAACAGAAGTAGTTAGAATTACAACAATGAGTGGTTGTAGCACAAAATAA
- the upp gene encoding uracil phosphoribosyltransferase — MEIHYIGESNSILNTFISEIRDKEIQKDSLRFRRNIERIGEILSYELSKTLSYSTTSINTPLAKKEVRLPSNNLVLCSILRAGLPLHQGLLNYFDKAENAFISAFRHHPNNDAEFEIVVEYFASPEIENKTLLLADPMLATGQSLVAVYEAIKKYGTPKELHIIVVIASKEGVELIEQYFPENTHLWIAALDDELNSKGYIVPGLGDAGDLAFGEKL, encoded by the coding sequence ATGGAAATACATTATATAGGAGAATCAAATTCAATCTTAAACACATTTATTTCGGAAATTAGAGATAAAGAGATTCAAAAAGATTCTTTACGTTTTAGAAGAAATATAGAAAGAATTGGTGAAATTTTAAGCTATGAATTAAGTAAAACACTTTCTTATTCAACTACTTCAATTAATACTCCTTTAGCTAAAAAGGAAGTGCGATTACCAAGTAACAATCTAGTTTTATGCTCTATATTAAGAGCTGGACTACCTTTACATCAAGGACTTTTAAATTATTTTGATAAAGCAGAAAATGCTTTTATTTCGGCATTTAGACATCACCCAAATAATGATGCTGAGTTTGAAATTGTAGTAGAATATTTTGCATCACCAGAAATAGAAAATAAAACCTTGTTATTGGCAGATCCAATGTTAGCTACAGGTCAATCTTTAGTTGCAGTTTATGAAGCAATAAAAAAATATGGTACTCCAAAAGAATTACATATTATAGTTGTTATTGCGTCAAAAGAAGGAGTTGAGCTTATTGAACAATATTTTCCAGAAAACACACATTTATGGATTGCTGCTCTTGATGATGAACTTAATAGCAAAGGATATATTGTTCCTGGTTTAGGTGATGCTGGAGATTTGGCTTTTGGAGAAAAATTATAG
- the trmB gene encoding tRNA (guanosine(46)-N7)-methyltransferase TrmB, with protein sequence MGSKNKLKRFEENETFKNVIQPTREEVTTNFSLKGKWHSFFGNNNPIVVELGCGKGEYTIALARKNPNKNYIGIDIKGARFWRGAKTALEENLENVAFVRTQIELVDFIFSENEVSEIWITFPDPQIKFQRTKHRMTNSSFMKKYHHILNEEGIMNLKTDSEFMHGYTLGLLHGEGHEVLYANHTVYKNEGAPKEVTETQTFYENQYLEVGKPITYIKFRLNY encoded by the coding sequence TTGGGAAGCAAAAATAAATTAAAACGTTTCGAAGAAAATGAAACGTTTAAAAATGTCATTCAACCAACTAGAGAAGAGGTTACTACCAACTTTTCTTTAAAAGGAAAATGGCATTCTTTTTTTGGAAACAACAATCCTATTGTTGTTGAGTTAGGCTGTGGTAAAGGTGAATACACAATTGCTTTGGCTAGAAAAAATCCGAATAAAAACTATATTGGTATCGATATAAAAGGCGCTCGTTTTTGGCGAGGAGCAAAAACTGCATTAGAGGAAAATCTAGAAAATGTAGCTTTTGTAAGAACTCAAATTGAGTTGGTCGATTTTATTTTTTCAGAAAATGAAGTATCAGAAATCTGGATTACTTTTCCAGATCCGCAAATAAAATTTCAACGTACAAAACATAGAATGACAAATTCTAGTTTTATGAAAAAATACCATCATATATTAAACGAAGAAGGAATCATGAACTTAAAAACAGATTCTGAATTTATGCATGGTTACACTTTAGGTTTGTTGCATGGTGAAGGTCATGAAGTTTTATACGCAAATCACACAGTTTATAAAAACGAAGGAGCTCCAAAAGAAGTTACAGAAACTCAAACTTTTTACGAAAATCAATATTTAGAAGTTGGTAAACCTATTACGTACATCAAGTTTCGATTAAATTATTAA
- a CDS encoding DMT family transporter encodes MNKRIVALIAVFIASLIYAINYTIAKEVMPLHIKPFAFIFLRVAGATIFFWTIGLFIKQQKIEKEDYKKILLAAFFGTALNMLTFFKGLSLTTPISASVIMVTSPIMVLIFSSILIKKPIERQQVLGILIGLIGAILLITYGNSNTGNAINSNLGNFLVFINAASYGLYLVLAKNLIVKYHPIVFVKWLYLFGLIFVIPFSYNELIEVSWQTIPIKMYWNIGYVVLFTSCITYLFNLYGLSKLKPTTVSIFIYLQPVLTTIYALIVGSDSLNLVKVSATIVIFFGVYLVTKKAKIRITS; translated from the coding sequence ATGAATAAAAGAATAGTAGCGCTAATAGCCGTTTTTATTGCTTCTTTAATTTACGCAATTAATTACACAATTGCCAAAGAAGTAATGCCTTTACATATTAAACCTTTTGCATTTATTTTTTTAAGAGTTGCTGGTGCAACAATCTTTTTTTGGACTATTGGTTTATTTATAAAACAACAAAAAATAGAGAAAGAAGATTATAAGAAAATATTATTAGCAGCCTTTTTTGGTACAGCCTTAAATATGCTTACTTTTTTTAAAGGATTAAGCCTAACAACGCCAATAAGTGCATCTGTAATTATGGTAACTTCACCAATAATGGTGCTTATTTTTTCGAGTATATTAATTAAGAAACCAATTGAAAGACAACAAGTTTTAGGAATTCTTATCGGATTAATTGGTGCAATTTTATTAATAACTTATGGTAATTCTAATACAGGAAATGCCATAAATAGTAACTTAGGTAACTTTTTAGTTTTTATTAATGCCGCCTCCTATGGATTATACTTGGTTTTGGCAAAAAATCTAATTGTAAAATATCATCCAATTGTGTTCGTAAAATGGTTGTATTTATTTGGGCTAATTTTCGTTATTCCGTTTTCTTATAACGAATTAATAGAAGTTTCATGGCAAACAATACCAATAAAAATGTATTGGAATATTGGCTATGTTGTACTCTTTACATCCTGTATAACTTATCTTTTTAACCTTTATGGTTTATCAAAATTAAAACCAACAACTGTAAGTATTTTTATTTATTTGCAACCAGTTTTAACTACTATTTACGCATTAATTGTTGGTAGTGATTCTTTAAATCTAGTAAAAGTTTCTGCAACCATTGTTATCTTTTTTGGAGTATATTTAGTTACAAAAAAAGCGAAAATTAGAATTACATCTTAA
- a CDS encoding homogentisate 1,2-dioxygenase, whose product MPFYHKLGEIPPKRHTQFRKKDGSLYYEQLFGTIGFDGMSTNSYHEHRPTMVKEIRKQYSVKPKIAKANNIQSYRFRGFQVPPENDYLESRKIILTNTDCNIILSAPRKSTTDYFYKNTDADEVIFIHKGTGKLRTHLGNIDFKYGDYLVIPRGIIYKLDFDDENNRLFIVESYSPVYTPKRYRNYFGQLLEHSPFCERDLRRPYELETHNELGDFLIKVKKQGEIIEMIYASHPFDVVGYDGYNFPYAFSIHDFEPITGRIHQPPPVHQTFETNAFVICSFVPRLYDYHPNAIPAPYNHSNIDSDEVLYYVDGDFMSRNDIDQGHISLHPAGIPHGPHPGTTEKSIGKIKTEELAVMVDTFKPLMVTEEAMKIADEEYYKSWL is encoded by the coding sequence ATGCCTTTTTATCATAAATTAGGAGAAATTCCACCTAAAAGACACACACAATTTCGTAAAAAAGACGGCAGTTTGTATTACGAACAACTCTTTGGTACAATTGGTTTCGACGGAATGTCTACCAACTCGTATCACGAGCACAGACCAACAATGGTAAAAGAAATCAGAAAACAATACTCTGTAAAACCAAAAATTGCCAAAGCAAATAATATCCAATCTTACAGATTTCGCGGATTTCAAGTTCCGCCAGAAAACGATTATTTAGAAAGTAGAAAAATCATTTTAACAAATACAGATTGTAACATTATTTTATCAGCACCAAGAAAATCAACTACAGATTATTTTTATAAAAATACAGATGCAGATGAGGTGATTTTTATCCATAAAGGAACTGGAAAACTTCGAACCCATCTTGGAAACATCGACTTTAAATACGGAGATTATTTAGTAATTCCACGTGGAATTATTTACAAATTAGATTTTGATGATGAAAATAACAGGCTTTTTATTGTAGAATCTTATTCGCCAGTTTACACACCAAAAAGGTACAGAAACTATTTTGGTCAGTTGTTAGAACATTCGCCATTTTGTGAGCGAGATTTAAGAAGACCTTACGAATTAGAAACACATAATGAATTAGGAGATTTCTTAATCAAAGTAAAAAAACAAGGCGAAATTATAGAAATGATTTACGCTTCACATCCTTTTGATGTTGTTGGTTACGATGGTTATAATTTTCCATATGCATTTTCAATTCACGATTTCGAACCAATCACTGGGCGAATTCATCAGCCACCACCAGTGCATCAAACTTTCGAAACCAATGCATTTGTAATTTGCAGTTTTGTGCCGCGTTTGTACGATTATCATCCAAACGCAATTCCGGCGCCATACAATCACAGTAACATCGATTCCGATGAGGTTTTATATTATGTCGATGGAGATTTTATGAGCAGAAATGATATCGACCAAGGTCATATTTCATTGCATCCAGCAGGCATTCCTCATGGTCCACACCCAGGAACCACAGAAAAAAGTATCGGCAAAATAAAAACCGAAGAATTAGCAGTTATGGTAGACACTTTTAAGCCTTTAATGGTAACAGAAGAAGCTATGAAAATTGCAGATGAAGAGTATTATAAATCTTGGTTATAA
- the hppD gene encoding 4-hydroxyphenylpyruvate dioxygenase, which produces MYTLEKIFEGAQDFLPLLGTDYVEFYVGNAKQAAHFYKTAFGFQSYAYKGLETGSKDVVSYVLTQDKIKLVLTTPLNSKSPINDHIVKHGDGVKVVALWVEDARKAYEETTSRGAKSYMEPRVETDENGEVVRAGIYTYGETVHMFVERKNYRGTFLPGFKKWESSYNPPIAGLKYIDHMVGNVGWNQMNVWVKWYEDVMGFENFLSFDDKQIHTEYSALMSKVMSNGNGRIKFPINEPAEGKKRSQIEEYLDFYEGAGVQHIAVATDDIIATVTQLRFSGVEFLSTPPEEYYRAVPGRLEEYSHELREDIESLKKLGIMIDADEEGYLLQIFTKPVEDRPTLFFEIIQRMGAKGFGAGNFKALFESIEREQEKRGTL; this is translated from the coding sequence ATGTATACATTAGAAAAAATATTTGAAGGAGCACAAGATTTCCTTCCATTGTTAGGAACAGATTATGTAGAGTTTTACGTTGGTAATGCAAAACAAGCTGCACATTTTTATAAAACAGCTTTTGGTTTTCAATCATATGCATATAAAGGACTAGAAACAGGTTCTAAAGATGTTGTGAGTTATGTGTTAACGCAAGATAAAATCAAATTAGTTTTAACAACTCCGTTAAATAGTAAATCACCAATAAATGATCATATTGTAAAACATGGCGATGGTGTAAAAGTAGTTGCGCTTTGGGTAGAAGATGCAAGAAAAGCCTATGAAGAAACAACTTCTAGAGGAGCAAAGTCTTACATGGAACCAAGGGTTGAAACAGATGAAAACGGAGAAGTTGTAAGAGCAGGAATCTATACATATGGAGAAACGGTGCATATGTTTGTAGAACGCAAGAATTACAGAGGAACTTTTTTACCCGGTTTTAAAAAATGGGAATCAAGTTACAATCCACCAATTGCAGGTTTAAAATACATAGATCACATGGTTGGTAATGTTGGTTGGAATCAAATGAATGTTTGGGTAAAATGGTATGAGGATGTTATGGGATTTGAAAACTTTTTATCTTTCGATGACAAACAAATTCATACAGAATACTCTGCATTAATGAGTAAAGTAATGTCTAACGGAAATGGAAGAATTAAATTTCCTATTAACGAACCAGCAGAAGGGAAAAAACGTTCTCAAATAGAAGAATATTTAGATTTTTATGAAGGAGCAGGAGTACAGCATATTGCTGTTGCAACTGATGATATTATTGCGACTGTAACTCAATTACGTTTTAGCGGCGTAGAATTCTTATCAACTCCGCCAGAAGAATATTACAGAGCAGTTCCTGGTAGATTAGAAGAATATAGCCATGAATTAAGAGAGGATATCGAAAGTTTAAAAAAGTTAGGTATCATGATTGATGCTGATGAAGAAGGTTATTTATTACAAATATTTACAAAACCAGTAGAAGACAGACCAACGTTGTTTTTCGAAATCATTCAAAGAATGGGGGCAAAAGGTTTTGGAGCAGGAAATTTTAAGGCATTATTTGAATCTATTGAAAGAGAACAAGAAAAAAGAGGAACTTTGTAA
- a CDS encoding tryptophan 2,3-dioxygenase family protein — protein MNRDEILKAIEEKYDKLGVPVDAMLEGLLHSTPITYWDYIQTDALLGLQIPRTTQPDEMVFIMYHQVNELLFKMVLWEIDQVAKTIEITADKFSMHLGRISRYFDMLCSSFTVMADGMEREQYLKFRNTLTPASGFQSAQYRKIEFASTELINLIDVRYRDTIDRNSSFKNAYNHLYWQAAGKNYTTGQKSTLLNLFEKKYIGDFIDFMEDYNDINLSLKFKQLPKEVQENQDLIKAMRHYDYTVNVKWVMAHYNAAAKYIGGNDSELKATGGSNWRKYMHPKYQRRIFYPYLWSEEELKNWGTF, from the coding sequence ATGAACAGAGACGAAATTTTAAAAGCAATAGAAGAAAAGTACGATAAATTAGGTGTTCCAGTAGATGCAATGTTAGAAGGTTTGTTGCACAGTACACCAATTACATATTGGGATTATATTCAAACAGATGCACTTTTAGGTCTGCAAATACCAAGAACTACGCAGCCAGATGAAATGGTTTTTATCATGTATCATCAGGTAAATGAGCTGTTGTTTAAAATGGTTTTGTGGGAAATTGATCAAGTGGCAAAAACAATAGAAATTACTGCAGATAAATTTTCTATGCATTTAGGTAGAATTAGCAGGTATTTTGATATGCTTTGCAGTTCTTTTACGGTGATGGCAGATGGAATGGAACGTGAACAATATCTAAAATTTAGAAATACATTAACTCCTGCAAGTGGTTTTCAAAGTGCTCAATACAGAAAAATAGAATTTGCATCCACAGAGTTAATTAATTTAATTGATGTGCGTTATAGAGATACAATTGATAGAAATTCTTCATTTAAAAATGCTTACAACCATTTGTATTGGCAAGCTGCTGGTAAGAATTATACAACTGGTCAAAAATCAACATTATTAAATCTTTTTGAGAAAAAATATATTGGAGATTTTATAGATTTTATGGAAGATTATAATGATATAAACTTGTCTTTAAAATTTAAACAATTGCCAAAAGAAGTGCAAGAAAATCAAGATTTAATAAAAGCAATGCGTCATTACGATTATACAGTAAACGTAAAGTGGGTGATGGCTCATTACAATGCTGCAGCAAAATATATTGGAGGAAATGACTCTGAGTTAAAAGCTACTGGCGGTAGTAATTGGCGAAAATATATGCATCCAAAATATCAACGAAGAATTTTTTATCCTTATTTATGGAGTGAAGAAGAACTAAAAAATTGGGGAACCTTTTAA
- a CDS encoding NifU family protein: protein MTEQETLNNVEKALDEIRPFLMSDGGNIKLLSIENSIVKVQLEGACTGCSVNQMTLKNGVEATIKKYAPKIEKVINVA, encoded by the coding sequence ATGACAGAGCAAGAAACATTAAACAATGTAGAAAAAGCATTAGACGAAATTCGTCCGTTTTTAATGAGCGATGGAGGTAATATTAAGCTTTTATCTATAGAGAATTCTATTGTAAAAGTTCAGTTAGAAGGCGCTTGTACAGGTTGTTCTGTAAATCAAATGACTTTAAAAAATGGTGTGGAAGCAACAATTAAAAAATATGCGCCAAAAATTGAAAAAGTTATTAATGTAGCTTAA
- a CDS encoding MGMT family protein: MKESDNFFDKVYQVARLIPFGRVTSYGAIGTYLGAAKSARMVGWAMNKAHNLEDVPAHRVVNKKGLLTGKHHFDGTNLMQQLLENEGIVVVENQIQNLEKVFWNPTDELS; this comes from the coding sequence ATGAAAGAATCCGACAATTTTTTTGATAAAGTTTACCAAGTTGCACGCTTAATTCCCTTTGGTCGAGTTACAAGTTACGGCGCAATTGGCACTTATTTAGGCGCAGCAAAATCAGCAAGAATGGTTGGTTGGGCAATGAATAAAGCACATAATTTAGAAGATGTTCCTGCACATAGAGTTGTTAATAAAAAAGGATTATTAACAGGTAAACACCATTTTGATGGCACAAACCTTATGCAACAATTGTTAGAAAACGAAGGAATTGTTGTTGTTGAAAACCAAATTCAAAACTTAGAAAAAGTTTTTTGGAATCCTACGGATGAATTATCTTAA